The genomic region TCTTAATCGCCTTGCCGGTGATTGCGAAGCCGCCCTTCTCAAATGCCCGCATGAAGTCGTCCTTCGTCTTTAACCCTGTGCCCACCTTGATCGTCTTCCACGTTTCCAATGTGCTCATCTGACACTCCCCGCTTGAAATGTTGTTGACGGCCGGACCGTTAGCCAATGAAATGGGGTCCCCCGTTTTGTCCGGAGGACCCCATTTTAGACCTAAATCGTAATTGTGCGCGTATCCGGCAGGCTGTCGGCTATTCGCACTTGTTGTAGCCGCAGGAGGCGCAGCGCATGCACCCCTCCTGCATAATGAGCGAACCGGCGGAGCACTGCGGGCACTTGGGGCCGCGCTTTGCCTCGCCAGTCTTGGCTGCCACCGTCGCCAGCCCAACCGCCTGCGCGGTTGACGCCTTGCGAGGGTCGCTGGTGGGCTTTGCGGAAGCGGGGAACAGCCCAAGCTGCGCTTCCGCCTGCGGGGCGGCCACGCCGCCCGAGGACCCTTCCAGGTGCCTGCTCAGCACCAGCGAGAGAGCGTCCGGGGACGAGCGGACTAGCGTGCCGCCGTCCCACGCCGGGCAGCAGGTGATGCCGTGCAGGTGCTCCACTACCTGGTTCGGGTCGATGCCCGCGCGGAGCGCGAGCGTCGCCAGGCGGGAGATCGCCTCAAGCTGTGCGGAGTCGCAGCCGCCTGCCTTGCCCATCGTGGTGAACACCTCGAAGGGCTTGCCGTCGTCGTCGTAATTGATCGTGATGAACATGTTGCCGTGGCCGGTGCGGACGCGCTCGGTGACGCCTCGGACGACGGCAGGGCGCTGCCTCTCGACGAGCAGGCTATTGACCGTCTGCGCCTGGGCCTCGGCCGCCTTCTTGTCCGGCTGACTGCCCACTGCTGACTGCTCACTGCTGCCCTTGGTCTTTTCCTTGCCGGCCGTCAGAACTTCCATGTCGCGGCTGCCGGCGCGGTAGACCGTGATGCCCTTGCAGGCAAGCTCCCAGGCCAGCATGTAGGACTGCCGGACATCGTCCTCGGTGGCGGAGTTCGGGAAGTTGATCGTTTTGGAGATTGCGGCGTCCACGCTCTCCTGGAACGCGGCCTGCATCCGCACGTGCATCTCTGGTGAGATATCGGACGCGGTGACGAAGACGCGCTTTGCCCAGCCGGGCACGTCCTGCCGCTCCTGGAGCGAGCCGCCGTCCGCCAGGTACTTCATCAGGTCGTCGCTGTAGAAGCCGCCCTCGACGGCGGCCTGCTTGAAGCCCTCGTCCAAGTACAGGAGGCTCTCGCCGCCCAGGATGTTGTGCTTGTGGTAGCAGAGCGAGAAGAGCGGCTCGATGCCGCTGGAGCACCCGGCGATCATGGAGATTGTGCCGGTGGGCGCGACCGTCAGGCGGCAGGCGTTGCGCATCTTCGGCATGCCGGGGGCATCGAAGATGCTGCCCTTGAATGCCGGGAACGTGCCGCGCTCGCCCGCGAGCTCCTCGGACATCTTGTCCGACTCTTCCTTGATGAACTTCATGATGCCGCGGCCGATCTCCAGCCCCTCGGCGGAGTCGTACGCGACGCGCATCTTGGCGAGCATGTCCGCGAAGCCCATAACGCCCAGGCCGATCTTGCGCGTGGAGCGTGTCATCTTCTCGATCTTGTCCACCGAGTAGACGTTGGCGTCGATGACGTTGTCCAGGAAGCGCGTGGCGATGCGCGTGACCTCGCGCAGGCGGTCGTAGTCCAGCACGGTCCTGCCGTGCTTTTCGACGACGAACAGCGCCAGATTGATGGACCCGAGGTTGCAGGACTCATACGGCAGCAGCGGCTGTTCCCCGCACGGGTTGGTGGCGGTCATGCGGCCTATGTGCGGCGTGGGGTTCTTGTGGTTGACCCAGTCCAGGAAGATGACGCCGGGCTCACCGTTGCGCCACGCGCCCTTGATGATCTTGTC from SAR202 cluster bacterium harbors:
- a CDS encoding vitamin B12-dependent ribonucleotide reductase, producing the protein MDLTENALVVLKKRYFRKNAKGEIVEDAAGMLHRVAKAIAKPEYGYQGGEADAIKWEQKFYSIMSTLEFVPNSPTLMNAGIYKADGSGSGTLSACFVMGLDDTMDGIMTTAHETAMVQKFGGGTGFALSKIRAKGSPVSTTHGKACGPIAVLRHLSSVSTLVTQGGKRDGANMAVMDVHHPDILEFIDCKKTEGVIHNFNISVGASHEFMEAVRAGTKYDLRDPQSAKKVGELDAREVFDKIIKGAWRNGEPGVIFLDWVNHKNPTPHIGRMTATNPCGEQPLLPYESCNLGSINLALFVVEKHGRTVLDYDRLREVTRIATRFLDNVIDANVYSVDKIEKMTRSTRKIGLGVMGFADMLAKMRVAYDSAEGLEIGRGIMKFIKEESDKMSEELAGERGTFPAFKGSIFDAPGMPKMRNACRLTVAPTGTISMIAGCSSGIEPLFSLCYHKHNILGGESLLYLDEGFKQAAVEGGFYSDDLMKYLADGGSLQERQDVPGWAKRVFVTASDISPEMHVRMQAAFQESVDAAISKTINFPNSATEDDVRQSYMLAWELACKGITVYRAGSRDMEVLTAGKEKTKGSSEQSAVGSQPDKKAAEAQAQTVNSLLVERQRPAVVRGVTERVRTGHGNMFITINYDDDGKPFEVFTTMGKAGGCDSAQLEAISRLATLALRAGIDPNQVVEHLHGITCCPAWDGGTLVRSSPDALSLVLSRHLEGSSGGVAAPQAEAQLGLFPASAKPTSDPRKASTAQAVGLATVAAKTGEAKRGPKCPQCSAGSLIMQEGCMRCASCGYNKCE